A portion of the Citrobacter rodentium NBRC 105723 = DSM 16636 genome contains these proteins:
- a CDS encoding PoNe immunity protein domain-containing protein — MSENLQVRDSRRDKAYFDKWIHFLQKAVYETRKDIDSIPIQHRILSRLSRIHSYILTKCIMKYGRGDPVSSFTDELKELVQIRKLFNEKFTCLTELGEQTKKMYSKLTLYIYYDFFCWLVFLYCSGGKKSDFLEVLDLFGHKGEDALLDHVAVLLGDTNRSIASNNTLVYGKIYKPLLDVILASENDRPALMKKFVEGWYRSMKPAAWHGNDKSYEGVYYGYWCFEAALVVNLLNIDDSSFKDNVYYPKDMIIKR; from the coding sequence ATGAGCGAAAATTTGCAGGTCAGAGATAGCCGTAGAGATAAAGCCTATTTTGATAAATGGATTCATTTTCTACAGAAGGCTGTATATGAAACAAGGAAAGATATTGACAGCATACCTATCCAACATAGAATCCTTTCCCGATTATCCAGAATTCATAGCTATATTTTGACTAAATGTATTATGAAATATGGACGAGGTGATCCAGTTTCTTCTTTTACGGACGAATTAAAAGAACTTGTACAGATAAGAAAATTATTTAATGAAAAGTTTACCTGCTTAACAGAACTAGGTGAACAAACTAAAAAAATGTACAGCAAGTTAACTCTTTATATCTATTATGATTTTTTTTGCTGGCTGGTTTTTTTGTATTGTTCTGGCGGGAAGAAGTCTGATTTTTTAGAAGTACTCGATCTTTTTGGACATAAAGGAGAAGATGCCTTATTAGATCATGTCGCTGTATTACTTGGTGATACGAACCGCTCCATCGCCAGTAATAACACTCTTGTGTATGGTAAAATATATAAACCTTTGCTTGATGTTATACTGGCTTCAGAAAACGATCGGCCGGCACTGATGAAGAAATTTGTCGAGGGCTGGTACAGGAGCATGAAACCGGCTGCCTGGCATGGTAATGATAAAAGCTATGAAGGTGTTTATTATGGCTACTGGTGCTTCGAGGCTGCACTGGTCGTAAATTTATTAA
- a CDS encoding PoNe immunity protein domain-containing protein, producing MSENFQVRDSRRDKAYFDKWIEFQQKAILEDKNDIDSIPIQHRILAQLSSIHDYILSVCIMKYGRGDPVSSFSDELKELAQIRKLFNEKFNSLTELSDQTKKMYSKLTLYLYYDFFCWLGFLYCSGGKKSDFLEVLDLFGHKGEDALLDHVAVLLGDTNRSIASNNTLVYGKKYKPLLDVILASENDRPALMKKFVEGWYRSMKPAAWHGNDKGGEGAYFGYWCFEAALVVNLLNIDDSSFKDNVYYPKDMIIKR from the coding sequence ATGAGCGAAAATTTTCAGGTCAGAGATAGCCGTAGAGATAAAGCCTATTTTGATAAATGGATTGAGTTTCAACAGAAAGCTATACTTGAAGATAAAAATGACATTGACAGTATACCTATCCAACATAGAATCCTTGCTCAATTATCCAGCATTCATGACTACATTTTGTCTGTATGTATAATGAAATATGGACGAGGTGATCCAGTTTCTTCTTTCTCTGACGAATTAAAAGAACTGGCACAAATAAGAAAGTTATTTAACGAAAAATTTAACAGTTTAACAGAACTAAGTGACCAAACAAAAAAAATGTATAGTAAGTTAACTCTTTATCTATACTATGATTTTTTTTGCTGGCTGGGTTTTTTGTATTGTTCTGGCGGGAAGAAGTCTGATTTTTTAGAAGTACTCGATCTTTTTGGACATAAAGGAGAAGATGCCTTATTAGATCATGTCGCTGTATTACTTGGTGATACGAACCGCTCCATCGCCAGTAATAACACTCTTGTGTATGGTAAAAAATATAAACCTTTGCTTGATGTTATACTGGCTTCAGAAAACGATCGGCCGGCACTGATGAAGAAATTTGTCGAGGGCTGGTACAGAAGCATGAAACCGGCAGCCTGGCATGGTAATGATAAAGGAGGTGAAGGAGCTTATTTTGGTTACTGGTGCTTCGAGGCTGCACTGGTCGTGAATTTACTAAATATAGATGACTCCTCTTTCAAAGATAATGTTTACTACCCCAAAGACATGATCATAAAAAGATAG
- a CDS encoding IS66-like element ISCro1 family transposase, which yields MDTSLAHENARLRALLQTQQDTIRQMAEYNRLLSQRVAAYASEINRLKALVAKLQRMQFGKSSEKLRAKTERQIQDAQERISALQEEMAETLGEQYDPALPSALRQSSARKPLPASLPRETRVIRPEEECCPACGGELSSLGCDVSEQLELISSAFKVIETQRPKLACCRCDHIVQAPVPSKPIARSYAGAGLLAHVVTGKYADHLPLYRQSEIYRRQGVELSRATLGRWTGAVAELLEPLYDVLRQYVLMPGKVHADDIPVPVQEPGSGKTRTARLWVYVRDDRNAGSQMPPAVWFAYSPDRKGIHPQNHLSGYSGVLQADAYGGYRALYESGRITEAACMAHARRKIHDVHARAPTDITTEALQRIGELYAIEAEVRGCSAEQRLAARKARAASLMQSLYDWIQTQMKTLSRHSDTAKAFAYLLKQWDSLNVYCSNGWVEIDNNIAENALRGVAVGRKNWLFAGSDSGGEHAAVLYSLIGTCRLNNVEPEKWLRYVIEHIQDWPANRVRDLLPWKVDLSSQ from the coding sequence ATGGACACCTCACTTGCTCATGAGAACGCCCGCCTGCGGGCACTGTTGCAGACGCAACAGGACACCATCCGCCAGATGGCCGAATACAACCGCCTGCTCTCACAGCGGGTGGCGGCTTATGCTTCCGAAATCAACCGGCTGAAGGCGCTGGTTGCGAAACTGCAACGTATGCAGTTCGGTAAAAGCTCAGAAAAACTTCGCGCAAAAACCGAACGGCAGATACAGGATGCACAGGAGAGAATCAGCGCACTTCAGGAAGAAATGGCTGAAACGCTGGGTGAGCAATATGACCCGGCACTGCCATCCGCCCTGCGCCAGTCTTCAGCCCGTAAACCGTTACCGGCCTCACTTCCCCGTGAAACCCGGGTTATCCGGCCGGAAGAGGAATGCTGTCCTGCCTGTGGTGGTGAACTCAGTTCTCTGGGATGTGATGTGTCAGAGCAACTGGAGCTTATCAGCAGCGCCTTTAAGGTTATCGAAACACAACGTCCGAAACTGGCCTGTTGCCGGTGCGACCATATCGTGCAGGCACCAGTACCTTCAAAACCCATTGCACGCAGTTATGCCGGAGCGGGGCTTCTGGCCCATGTTGTCACCGGGAAATATGCAGACCATCTGCCGTTATACCGCCAGTCAGAAATATACCGTCGTCAGGGAGTGGAGCTGAGCCGTGCCACACTGGGGCGCTGGACAGGTGCTGTTGCTGAACTGCTGGAGCCGCTGTATGACGTCCTGCGCCAGTATGTGCTGATGCCCGGTAAAGTCCATGCTGATGATATCCCCGTCCCGGTCCAGGAGCCGGGCAGCGGTAAAACCCGGACAGCCCGGCTGTGGGTCTACGTCCGTGATGACCGTAACGCCGGTTCACAGATGCCCCCGGCGGTCTGGTTCGCGTACAGCCCGGACCGGAAAGGCATACATCCACAGAATCACCTGTCCGGTTACAGCGGAGTGCTTCAGGCCGATGCTTACGGTGGCTACCGGGCGTTATACGAATCCGGCAGAATAACGGAAGCCGCGTGTATGGCCCATGCCCGGAGAAAAATCCACGATGTGCATGCAAGAGCGCCAACCGATATCACCACGGAAGCCCTGCAGCGTATCGGTGAACTGTATGCCATCGAAGCAGAAGTCCGGGGATGTTCAGCAGAACAGCGTCTGGCGGCAAGAAAAGCCAGAGCTGCGTCACTGATGCAGTCACTGTATGACTGGATACAGACTCAGATGAAAACACTGTCGCGTCACTCGGATACGGCAAAAGCGTTCGCATACCTGCTGAAACAGTGGGATAGCCTGAACGTGTACTGCAGTAATGGCTGGGTGGAAATCGACAACAACATCGCAGAGAACGCCTTAAGGGGAGTGGCCGTAGGCCGGAAAAACTGGCTGTTCGCGGGTTCTGACAGCGGTGGCGAACATGCGGCGGTGTTGTACTCGCTGATCGGCACATGCCGTCTGAACAATGTGGAGCCAGAAAAATGGCTGCGTTACGTCATTGAGCATATCCAGGACTGGCCGGCAAATCGGGTACGCGATCTGTTGCCCTGGAAAGTTGATCTGAGCTCTCAGTAA
- the tnpB gene encoding IS66 family insertion sequence element accessory protein TnpB (TnpB, as the term is used for proteins encoded by IS66 family insertion elements, is considered an accessory protein, since TnpC, encoded by a neighboring gene, is a DDE family transposase.): MISLPAGSRIWLVAGITDMRNGFNGLASKVQNVLKDDPFSGHLFIFRGRRGDQIKVLWADSDGLCLFTKRLERGRFIWPVTRDGKVHLTPAQLSMLLEGINWKHPKRTERAGIRI, encoded by the coding sequence ATGATATCTCTCCCTGCAGGTTCGCGTATCTGGCTGGTTGCAGGTATCACCGATATGCGAAATGGCTTTAACGGCCTGGCATCAAAAGTTCAGAACGTCCTGAAGGATGACCCGTTCTCCGGACACCTGTTCATCTTCCGCGGACGCCGGGGTGACCAGATAAAAGTGTTGTGGGCTGACAGTGACGGACTGTGCCTCTTCACCAAACGCCTGGAGCGGGGCCGCTTCATCTGGCCAGTCACCCGTGACGGCAAGGTGCACCTTACTCCGGCTCAGTTATCCATGCTTCTTGAAGGTATCAACTGGAAGCACCCGAAACGAACGGAACGCGCTGGAATCCGCATATAA
- the tnpA gene encoding IS66-like element accessory protein TnpA, with amino-acid sequence MSIIFSGHYRMEYRTWITEALRLHFEEHLPRVVAGRRLGVPKSTVCSMFVRFRRAGLSWPLPAGMSEQELDACLYGQFSTVPVVRPESTVISETPVVKKRPRRPNFPYEFKIALVEQSLQPGACVAQIARENGINDNLLFNWRHQYRKGGLLPSGKNMPALLPVTLTPEPDNKIPAPAQEPEQINTPSDSLCCELVLPAGTLRLKGKLTPALLQTLIREIKGSSH; translated from the coding sequence ATGTCCATCATTTTTAGTGGACACTATCGTATGGAATACCGGACCTGGATTACTGAAGCTTTACGCCTTCACTTCGAAGAACATTTACCTCGGGTTGTGGCCGGACGTCGCCTGGGTGTACCAAAATCAACAGTTTGTAGTATGTTCGTGCGCTTTCGGAGAGCTGGCCTTTCGTGGCCTTTGCCCGCAGGCATGTCGGAGCAGGAACTTGATGCCTGCCTTTACGGACAATTTTCCACGGTACCAGTCGTACGTCCTGAAAGCACCGTTATATCCGAAACCCCCGTGGTAAAAAAACGTCCCCGGCGGCCCAACTTCCCTTATGAGTTTAAAATCGCCTTAGTGGAGCAGTCACTGCAGCCCGGAGCCTGTGTGGCGCAGATCGCCCGGGAAAACGGAATCAACGATAACCTGCTCTTCAACTGGCGCCATCAATACCGGAAAGGTGGCCTGCTGCCTTCCGGAAAAAATATGCCGGCACTGCTTCCCGTGACGTTAACGCCGGAGCCGGATAATAAAATCCCGGCCCCCGCACAGGAACCAGAGCAGATAAATACACCGTCCGACAGTCTGTGTTGTGAGCTGGTTCTGCCGGCCGGAACTCTCAGGCTTAAAGGTAAACTGACGCCGGCGTTATTACAGACACTTATCCGCGAAATAAAAGGGAGCAGCCACTGA
- a CDS encoding DUF1778 domain-containing protein, which yields MPAANSMAMKRETLNLRIKPAERDLIDRAAKARGKNRTDFVLEAARAAAEEALIEQRIIMADPEAYQAFLTRLDQAPAPNDALRKTMLTPAPWEPEK from the coding sequence ATGCCAGCCGCAAATAGTATGGCGATGAAACGCGAAACCCTGAACCTGCGCATCAAGCCCGCCGAGCGCGATCTTATCGATCGGGCTGCAAAAGCCAGAGGGAAAAACCGCACAGACTTTGTGCTGGAGGCCGCCCGCGCTGCCGCTGAAGAGGCGCTGATCGAACAGCGTATCATTATGGCCGATCCGGAGGCTTATCAGGCGTTTCTGACCCGTCTGGATCAGGCTCCCGCGCCAAACGATGCGTTGCGTAAAACCATGCTGACCCCCGCGCCGTGGGAGCCGGAAAAATGA
- a CDS encoding type IV toxin-antitoxin system AbiEi family antitoxin domain-containing protein, translating to MANYLNWLMQNTLPGQVLLQSWLTRNGIDRKLSYLYVQNDWLRRIAHGVYCRTGREPNWVDAVYCLQTQWGKKVRVAGLTSLALQGHAHYTEPGRQQIWLALPAYVKLPGWFTAFEQSATFVTLYTSGLTVDTTLFATKLNIGDRQLMGSVPELAAYEIACGVPSLISFEHADALFQGMNLLSPRKLQTLLCASHSVKTNRVMLYLARRNEHPYFQYLDQSGIETGTGKRQIVPGGWLEPDYQITVPRAFKPEGVEDGSA from the coding sequence TTGGCAAACTATCTAAACTGGCTGATGCAGAACACCCTCCCCGGTCAGGTTTTGCTCCAGTCATGGCTCACCCGCAATGGCATAGATCGTAAGCTCTCTTACCTCTATGTGCAGAATGACTGGCTCAGGCGGATCGCGCACGGCGTATATTGTCGGACGGGCCGTGAGCCGAACTGGGTGGACGCAGTTTACTGTCTGCAAACGCAGTGGGGGAAAAAAGTTCGCGTGGCGGGGCTGACCAGCCTTGCGCTACAGGGCCACGCTCACTATACCGAACCGGGTAGACAACAAATCTGGCTTGCACTACCGGCTTACGTCAAACTGCCGGGATGGTTCACCGCCTTTGAGCAATCCGCGACGTTTGTCACGCTGTATACCTCTGGTCTCACCGTCGATACAACACTATTCGCAACAAAACTAAATATCGGCGACCGGCAGTTAATGGGCAGTGTCCCGGAACTGGCCGCATATGAGATAGCCTGCGGCGTTCCTTCGTTGATCTCCTTCGAACATGCCGACGCTCTGTTTCAGGGGATGAATCTTCTCAGCCCGCGTAAATTACAGACACTGCTCTGCGCCAGTCATTCGGTTAAAACCAACCGGGTGATGCTTTACCTTGCCCGACGCAATGAGCATCCTTACTTTCAGTATCTCGATCAAAGCGGTATAGAAACAGGCACGGGAAAACGGCAAATTGTTCCCGGCGGCTGGCTGGAACCGGATTATCAAATCACCGTTCCCCGCGCATTTAAACCGGAAGGAGTCGAAGATGGATCTGCGTGA
- a CDS encoding nucleotidyl transferase AbiEii/AbiGii toxin family protein: protein MDLRDIYARQVRLLMTALPLVAKESCFALKGGTAINLFVQDFPRLSVDIDLAYKSFADRDTDLVAIHDALMRITKSLNGRPGITAIRQENKADEKRIIVNTADAKIKIEVSPVWRGLLLPPTEMPVCEQVEMEYGFTTMNVVSLADLYGGKICAALDRQHPRDLFDVLNMLEKPGLTREIFDGFLCYLVGHPRPIAELLAPNWDTTQIATLYAQEFSGMTQQETSLDSLLSVTTLLPQALKSHLTGKDRQFLLTYKQNTPDWSLYRYPEIQHLPAIRWKLRNLEVLNDKNPAKYAAAVSKLEGVLKQYF, encoded by the coding sequence ATGGATCTGCGTGATATTTATGCCCGACAGGTCAGGCTATTAATGACTGCTCTGCCGCTTGTGGCAAAGGAGTCCTGCTTCGCGCTGAAAGGCGGCACGGCAATCAATTTGTTTGTACAGGATTTCCCTCGCCTGTCGGTGGATATCGATCTTGCTTATAAGAGCTTTGCGGATCGCGATACCGATCTGGTTGCCATCCATGACGCCCTGATGCGTATTACTAAATCGCTGAATGGCAGGCCAGGGATCACGGCGATCCGGCAGGAGAATAAAGCGGATGAAAAGCGCATCATCGTTAACACCGCCGATGCGAAGATAAAGATTGAGGTTAGTCCGGTCTGGCGTGGACTACTGTTGCCACCAACAGAAATGCCAGTATGTGAACAGGTGGAAATGGAATATGGCTTCACCACCATGAATGTTGTCTCGCTGGCGGATCTTTACGGCGGTAAAATCTGCGCTGCGCTTGACCGCCAGCATCCACGCGATCTGTTTGACGTGCTGAATATGCTGGAGAAACCGGGTCTGACACGTGAGATCTTTGACGGTTTTCTTTGTTATCTGGTAGGCCATCCCCGCCCCATTGCTGAACTGCTGGCACCAAACTGGGACACGACCCAGATCGCCACGCTGTACGCACAGGAATTTTCAGGGATGACACAACAGGAAACTTCGCTGGACTCTCTTTTGTCAGTCACAACCTTGCTACCGCAGGCGCTGAAATCGCACCTTACGGGCAAAGATCGCCAGTTCCTGCTCACCTATAAGCAAAATACTCCTGACTGGTCGCTGTATCGCTATCCTGAAATTCAACACCTACCGGCTATTCGCTGGAAGTTGCGTAACCTGGAGGTGCTGAATGATAAGAATCCGGCCAAGTATGCAGCGGCAGTGAGTAAGCTGGAGGGGGTTCTGAAGCAGTATTTTTAG
- a CDS encoding PD-(D/E)XK nuclease family protein: MGYLPHTVDGVSVTSIVYQQAKIMNGIQQNAAALLDSVARWNEVTTRAKLRYQVELAPDFSLMEWLKNDELALSRYLQFLLSPDETHGQSGLFLKGFLSLIERSGSDSPLAMGDKVRVDYEVTIENGRKIDLLMTSSGGVIAIENKPWAADQENQLRDYALWLNKRERPWKLIYLCNHEPGERTLSENTPEALRQHILTISWHDVVEWLNACLLHVRANAVRVFVESLIKYISQSINGKFIMDNSRELSEIIRKDSRSIESAFMIFNQINEVRRDLFNELISDLNDRFADYPFVINVTYVEPSSRWAGFYVPLSPDGVYSLCWEFDRTNYNGLYFGISGKGKNEQHEALISAAISDIFPHMQGKPSKLWSWWSWDLDPQGKNRIPQNWGNDGAIWAKLGERGEDSIFAALCEVILAVHEKLDMNLFR, encoded by the coding sequence ATGGGCTATTTACCACATACCGTGGATGGCGTTAGTGTGACGAGTATCGTTTATCAACAGGCTAAGATAATGAATGGCATACAGCAAAATGCCGCGGCGCTTTTGGATAGTGTTGCACGATGGAATGAAGTGACGACCCGGGCTAAATTACGCTATCAGGTCGAACTGGCACCTGATTTCAGCCTTATGGAATGGCTGAAAAATGACGAGCTGGCGCTTTCACGTTATTTACAATTTTTACTTTCTCCTGATGAAACTCATGGTCAGTCAGGGCTGTTTCTGAAGGGATTTCTTTCCCTCATTGAAAGAAGTGGAAGCGATAGCCCTTTAGCTATGGGGGATAAAGTCAGGGTTGATTATGAAGTTACTATCGAAAACGGAAGAAAGATAGACTTGTTAATGACCTCTTCAGGAGGTGTTATTGCTATCGAAAATAAACCATGGGCAGCCGATCAGGAAAACCAACTACGGGATTACGCATTATGGTTGAACAAACGTGAAAGGCCATGGAAATTAATTTATTTATGCAACCATGAACCGGGGGAGCGGACTCTTTCTGAAAATACGCCAGAAGCGCTAAGGCAACATATCCTCACCATATCCTGGCATGACGTCGTTGAATGGCTGAATGCGTGCTTACTACATGTCAGGGCTAATGCAGTCAGAGTATTTGTTGAGTCTTTGATTAAATATATCAGTCAGTCAATTAATGGTAAATTCATAATGGATAATAGTCGGGAGCTGTCAGAAATCATTCGCAAGGATAGTCGTTCAATAGAATCGGCATTTATGATATTTAACCAGATCAATGAGGTTCGCCGTGATTTATTCAACGAATTGATTTCTGATTTAAATGACCGATTTGCGGATTATCCTTTCGTTATTAACGTTACTTATGTCGAGCCATCGAGTCGGTGGGCTGGTTTTTACGTACCGCTAAGCCCTGATGGAGTCTATTCTTTGTGCTGGGAGTTTGACAGAACAAACTATAACGGTTTGTATTTTGGGATCTCAGGAAAAGGTAAGAATGAGCAACATGAAGCTTTAATCAGCGCTGCTATATCGGACATTTTTCCCCATATGCAGGGAAAGCCCAGTAAACTTTGGTCATGGTGGAGCTGGGATCTTGATCCGCAAGGGAAAAACCGTATTCCTCAAAACTGGGGTAATGATGGCGCTATCTGGGCGAAGCTGGGTGAGCGTGGAGAAGACAGTATTTTTGCTGCACTGTGTGAAGTGATTCTGGCGGTTCACGAAAAGCTGGATATGAATCTGTTTCGCTAA
- a CDS encoding glyoxalase/bleomycin resistance/dioxygenase family protein: MTADLNDIEVLFVAGFGPVTLDTEISKAFYKDTLRLPLKHMEGNHDYMLTDVEALKGVKHFALWPLSQAALSCFGAEAWPEAIPVPQGWVEFEVQDIDVATDILIKKGYQLLIAKRLEPWGQTVTRLLSPEGLLTGVTITPWLRTETTQD; encoded by the coding sequence ATGACAGCAGATTTAAATGACATTGAGGTATTGTTTGTTGCAGGCTTTGGCCCGGTTACGCTCGATACAGAAATCAGTAAAGCGTTTTATAAAGATACCCTCCGCTTGCCTTTAAAACATATGGAAGGCAATCACGATTATATGCTGACGGACGTTGAGGCATTAAAGGGAGTCAAGCATTTTGCGCTCTGGCCTCTGTCTCAGGCGGCACTCTCCTGTTTTGGCGCAGAAGCGTGGCCGGAAGCGATACCCGTTCCCCAGGGATGGGTCGAGTTTGAAGTGCAGGATATTGATGTTGCGACGGATATCCTGATTAAAAAAGGGTATCAGCTGTTAATTGCGAAACGTCTGGAACCCTGGGGCCAGACCGTCACCCGTTTACTGAGCCCGGAGGGGCTGCTGACAGGGGTAACCATTACACCGTGGTTGCGCACGGAAACGACACAGGATTAA
- a CDS encoding FaeA/PapI family transcriptional regulator: MKLSLCAYPSGALPIRYNAPCNNLQLVAVEMGISSFATVRVPEQVYILELLKDHSANGLSTRELADLCGISIYKVRHLLLPLEKYGQVIRDKMQKHHQWFLSSESTEVIEDSSKGDYHLQQTVVNQ, from the coding sequence ATGAAACTTTCGCTATGTGCCTACCCTTCAGGCGCGTTACCCATTCGGTATAATGCACCGTGTAACAATCTGCAGTTGGTAGCGGTGGAAATGGGAATAAGCAGCTTTGCTACGGTCAGGGTTCCGGAGCAAGTATATATTCTTGAATTATTAAAAGATCACAGTGCTAATGGACTTTCTACAAGGGAACTTGCTGACCTTTGCGGCATTTCAATTTATAAAGTTAGGCACTTACTGCTTCCGCTGGAAAAATATGGACAAGTTATACGAGATAAAATGCAAAAACACCATCAATGGTTTTTATCCAGTGAATCTACAGAAGTTATCGAGGATTCTAGCAAGGGGGATTATCATTTGCAACAAACAGTCGTAAATCAATAA
- a CDS encoding winged helix-turn-helix domain-containing protein → MRFDIEGFITFDTEDASLVNLLTGDCIELSQTSTRLLAELLNHRGDILSRNEIFQSVFDKYGARASNSNLNQYISTLRRNLSDLGVKKEIIVTVPRIGFKISEDAIVNNDREYRTPFLDEKDASLSLSAQTSPFHHLFTRIIALTIAFLLLMMKPGVYRPEADIHKIVKGHCVIFIPASLSLMDVKRSFDLTAQPFDCSKAKELYIYRQQVQGTLGNIMQLLLMECDNEGCVSFYYREKNNV, encoded by the coding sequence ATGAGGTTCGACATAGAGGGATTTATCACTTTTGATACCGAGGACGCGTCTCTCGTTAACCTACTGACCGGGGATTGTATCGAATTATCCCAAACGTCCACGCGACTGCTGGCCGAGCTGCTCAACCATCGCGGCGATATCCTGTCGCGCAATGAAATCTTTCAGTCCGTTTTTGATAAATATGGCGCCAGGGCGTCGAACAGTAATCTCAATCAATATATCTCGACATTGCGCAGAAACCTCAGCGATCTGGGGGTAAAAAAAGAAATCATTGTTACGGTTCCGCGTATTGGTTTCAAAATTTCCGAAGATGCTATCGTCAATAACGATCGTGAGTATCGAACGCCTTTTTTGGATGAGAAGGACGCTTCTCTCAGCCTCAGCGCACAAACCAGTCCCTTTCATCATCTGTTTACCCGCATTATTGCGCTGACGATCGCTTTTCTGCTGTTGATGATGAAGCCTGGCGTGTACAGGCCAGAGGCAGATATTCATAAAATTGTAAAAGGTCACTGCGTTATTTTTATCCCTGCATCATTGTCGTTGATGGATGTAAAGAGGAGTTTTGATTTAACCGCTCAGCCTTTCGACTGTTCGAAAGCAAAAGAATTGTATATCTACAGGCAACAGGTACAGGGTACGTTAGGTAATATTATGCAATTGCTGCTCATGGAGTGTGATAATGAGGGTTGCGTAAGCTTTTATTACAGAGAAAAAAATAATGTCTAA
- a CDS encoding IS5 family transposase, translating into MKDQITHPPDNTDHSVAKQKFRITNWSTYNKALINRGSLTFWLDDEAIQAWYESATPSSRGRPQRYSDLAITTVLVIKRVFRLTLRAAQGFIDSIFALMNVPLRCPDYTSVSKRAKSVNVSFKTSTRGEIAHLVIDSTGLKVFGEGEWKVRKHGKERRRIWRKLHLAVDSNTHEVVCADLSLNNVTDSEAFPGLIRQTHRKIRAAAADGAYDTRLCHDELRRKKISALIPPRKGAGYWPGEYADRNRAVANQRMTGSNARWKWTTDYNRRSIAETAMYRVKQLFGGSLTLRDYDGQVAEAMALVRALNKMTKAGMPESVRIA; encoded by the coding sequence TTGAAGGATCAGATCACGCATCCTCCCGACAACACAGACCATTCCGTGGCAAAGCAAAAGTTCAGAATCACCAACTGGTCCACCTACAACAAAGCTCTCATCAACCGTGGCTCCCTCACTTTCTGGCTGGATGATGAGGCGATTCAGGCCTGGTATGAGTCGGCAACACCTTCATCACGAGGAAGGCCCCAGCGCTATTCTGATCTCGCCATCACCACCGTTCTGGTGATTAAACGCGTATTCCGGCTGACCCTGCGGGCTGCGCAGGGTTTTATTGATTCCATTTTTGCCCTGATGAACGTTCCGTTGCGCTGCCCGGATTACACCAGTGTCAGTAAGCGGGCAAAGTCGGTTAATGTCAGTTTCAAAACGTCCACCCGGGGTGAAATCGCACACCTGGTGATTGATTCCACCGGGCTGAAGGTCTTTGGTGAAGGCGAATGGAAAGTCAGAAAGCACGGCAAAGAGCGCCGTCGTATCTGGCGAAAGTTGCATCTTGCTGTTGACAGCAACACACATGAAGTTGTCTGTGCAGACCTGTCGCTGAATAACGTCACGGACTCAGAAGCCTTCCCGGGCCTTATCCGGCAGACTCACAGAAAAATCAGGGCAGCCGCGGCAGACGGGGCTTACGATACCCGGCTCTGTCACGATGAACTGCGCCGCAAAAAAATCAGCGCGCTTATTCCTCCCCGAAAAGGTGCGGGTTACTGGCCCGGTGAATATGCAGACCGTAACCGTGCAGTGGCTAATCAGCGAATGACCGGGAGTAATGCGCGGTGGAAATGGACAACAGATTACAACCGTCGCTCGATAGCGGAAACGGCGATGTACCGGGTAAAACAGCTGTTCGGGGGTTCACTGACGCTGCGTGACTACGATGGTCAGGTTGCGGAGGCTATGGCCCTGGTACGAGCGCTGAACAAAATGACGAAAGCAGGTATGCCTGAAAGCGTGCGTATTGCCTGA
- a CDS encoding FidL-like protein — MNNSLLVNIDGLLTHNHKKYLISRTLQLKFKLYNANAHLYKITSVDVVRDNTDNVDDEIANSLLFSKGPDEKIIFLKSINNNAILFGNHAFPQYGCKRD; from the coding sequence ATGAATAACAGTTTACTGGTCAATATTGATGGTCTGCTCACCCATAACCACAAAAAATATTTAATCTCACGCACTTTGCAACTCAAGTTTAAGTTGTATAACGCTAATGCGCATCTGTATAAAATAACAAGTGTCGATGTTGTGCGCGACAACACTGACAATGTAGATGATGAGATTGCTAATAGTTTGCTATTCAGCAAAGGTCCGGACGAAAAAATTATTTTTCTTAAAAGCATTAACAATAATGCAATATTATTTGGTAACCACGCATTTCCGCAGTATGGTTGCAAACGAGATTAA